One genomic segment of Nonomuraea coxensis DSM 45129 includes these proteins:
- a CDS encoding SDR family oxidoreductase, translated as MDLKGKVAIVTGSGRGLGLAYAEALAAAGAAVVVNDVGQEAVDAAVERLTRAGGRAAGVVAAVGDTPAADELVATAVERFGRLDVLVTNAGILRDRVLWKMTDDDFDAVVRVHLRGTFTCARAAAVRMREQGTGGRIVLISSPAGQRGNFGQANYAAAKAGIVAMARTWALELARAGITVNAVVPVAATEMTRTIPAFAPVIEEAERTGRPLPGWLRKDEGLGTVEDVAGLITFLASDASADVTGQAIGIGGDRLALWTHPQEKAVAVKDGGWSAEAIAAQWSTGVGAQPETYGIPAPKAPQGTGGMR; from the coding sequence ATGGATCTCAAGGGCAAGGTCGCGATCGTCACCGGGAGCGGACGCGGGCTGGGCCTGGCCTACGCCGAGGCGCTGGCCGCCGCGGGCGCGGCCGTGGTGGTCAACGACGTCGGCCAGGAGGCCGTGGACGCCGCCGTGGAACGGCTCACCCGCGCGGGCGGCCGCGCGGCGGGCGTCGTGGCCGCGGTGGGCGACACGCCGGCGGCGGACGAGCTGGTCGCCACCGCGGTCGAGCGTTTCGGACGGCTGGACGTCCTGGTGACCAACGCCGGCATCCTGCGTGACCGGGTGTTGTGGAAGATGACCGACGACGACTTCGACGCGGTGGTGCGGGTGCACCTGCGGGGCACCTTCACCTGCGCCAGGGCGGCGGCCGTACGGATGCGCGAGCAGGGCACCGGCGGCCGCATCGTGCTCATCTCCTCCCCCGCCGGGCAACGCGGCAACTTCGGCCAGGCCAACTACGCCGCGGCCAAGGCGGGGATCGTCGCCATGGCCAGGACCTGGGCGCTGGAGCTGGCCAGGGCCGGGATCACGGTGAACGCCGTGGTGCCGGTGGCGGCCACCGAGATGACCAGGACAATCCCGGCGTTCGCCCCGGTCATCGAGGAGGCGGAGCGCACCGGCAGGCCGTTGCCCGGCTGGCTGCGCAAGGACGAGGGACTGGGCACCGTGGAGGACGTGGCCGGGCTCATCACGTTCCTGGCCTCGGACGCCTCCGCGGACGTGACCGGGCAGGCCATCGGCATCGGCGGCGACCGGCTGGCCCTCTGGACGCATCCCCAGGAGAAGGCGGTCGCCGTCAAGGACGGCGGCTGGAGCGCCGAGGCGATCGCCGCGCAGTGGAGCACCGGCGTGGGCGCGCAGCCGGAGACCTACGGCATCCCCGCTCCCAAGGCTCCTCAGGGCACCGGAGGCATGAGATGA
- a CDS encoding amino acid ABC transporter permease — translation MSQVAGPADVATARPRIRPLRWLAGAALLVLAAQLAWFLVTNPRFEWPVVAEYLLDPNIVAGLGMSLLLTVIAMTLGSGLGVLLAAGRLSGFRPLAWACGVYVAVFRGIPPLVQLIFWFNLGYLLPRISLGVPFGPTFASWPTNAVISSLTAAVLGLTLHEAAYMAEIVRAGILAVDGGQRDAARAMGFTATQTFVKVVLPQSMRVIIPPTGSQFISLLKGTSLVSVIAMADLLYSVQVIYNRTYQIVPLLIVACAWYLAVVTVLSLGQRRLERHFGKGQ, via the coding sequence GTGAGCCAGGTCGCCGGCCCCGCCGACGTCGCCACCGCCCGCCCGCGGATCCGCCCGCTGCGGTGGCTGGCCGGCGCCGCCCTGCTCGTGCTCGCCGCCCAGCTCGCCTGGTTCCTGGTCACCAACCCGCGCTTCGAGTGGCCGGTCGTCGCCGAATACCTGCTCGACCCCAACATCGTGGCAGGGCTCGGCATGTCGCTGCTGCTCACCGTCATCGCCATGACGCTGGGCAGCGGGCTGGGCGTGCTGCTCGCCGCCGGCCGGCTGAGCGGTTTCCGTCCGCTGGCGTGGGCGTGCGGCGTGTACGTGGCGGTCTTCCGCGGCATCCCGCCGCTGGTCCAGCTCATCTTCTGGTTCAACCTCGGCTATCTGCTGCCGCGCATCTCGCTCGGCGTGCCGTTCGGGCCGACCTTCGCCTCGTGGCCGACCAACGCCGTGATCAGCTCGCTGACCGCCGCGGTCCTCGGGCTCACGCTGCACGAGGCCGCGTACATGGCCGAGATCGTCCGGGCCGGCATCCTGGCCGTGGACGGCGGCCAGCGCGACGCGGCCCGCGCCATGGGCTTCACCGCCACCCAGACCTTCGTCAAGGTGGTGCTGCCGCAGTCGATGCGGGTGATCATCCCGCCCACGGGCAGCCAGTTCATCAGCCTGCTCAAAGGCACCTCGCTGGTCAGCGTCATCGCCATGGCCGACCTGCTCTACTCGGTCCAGGTGATCTACAACCGGACCTACCAGATCGTGCCGCTGCTCATCGTGGCCTGCGCGTGGTACCTGGCCGTGGTCACCGTGCTGTCGCTCGGCCAGCGGCGCCTGGAGCGGCACTTCGGGAAGGGGCAGTGA
- a CDS encoding PaaX family transcriptional regulator, which produces MTDGATVEAGDVDLPRFQVGAPPQHLITTLLGDYWISRPEQLPSAALVRLAEEFGVSAVAARAALSRLARRELLESSKVGRRTYYRLTDRAAAVLRDGRQRIMSFGLDQGAWDGTWAVAAFSISEEQRDLRHALRGRLRWLGFAPLYDGLWVSPRAGADEAAAVLAELGVPTSTIFRAQALDLPGLRAPREAWDFDQLRRTYEGFVAQYSPLLVRVRNGTVGASEALVARTGIMDTWRTFPNHDPDLPAELLPADWPRGAARDVFVEIYDTLGPLAEFRVKQIVGEFEPALAELVAHHRTGLPLAPR; this is translated from the coding sequence ATGACTGACGGTGCAACGGTCGAGGCAGGCGATGTCGATCTCCCGCGCTTCCAGGTGGGCGCGCCCCCGCAACACCTGATCACGACGCTGCTGGGCGACTACTGGATCAGCCGGCCCGAGCAGCTGCCGTCCGCGGCGCTGGTGCGGCTGGCCGAGGAGTTCGGGGTGTCGGCGGTGGCCGCGCGGGCCGCGCTGAGCCGCCTGGCCCGGCGGGAGCTGCTGGAGTCGTCCAAGGTGGGGCGGCGCACCTACTACCGGCTGACCGACCGGGCCGCCGCCGTCCTGCGCGACGGCCGGCAGCGGATCATGTCCTTCGGGCTCGACCAGGGGGCGTGGGACGGGACATGGGCGGTGGCCGCGTTCTCCATCTCGGAGGAGCAGCGCGACCTGCGCCACGCGCTGCGCGGGCGGCTGCGCTGGCTGGGCTTCGCCCCGCTCTACGACGGGCTGTGGGTCTCGCCCAGGGCCGGCGCCGACGAGGCGGCGGCGGTGCTCGCCGAGCTGGGGGTGCCCACGTCCACGATCTTCCGCGCCCAGGCCCTGGACCTGCCGGGTCTGCGGGCGCCGCGGGAGGCGTGGGACTTCGACCAGCTCCGGCGGACCTACGAGGGGTTCGTGGCGCAGTACTCGCCGCTGCTGGTGCGCGTGCGCAACGGGACGGTGGGGGCCTCCGAGGCCCTGGTGGCGCGTACGGGGATCATGGACACCTGGCGCACCTTCCCCAACCACGACCCCGACCTGCCGGCCGAGCTGCTGCCCGCCGACTGGCCGCGTGGGGCGGCCCGTGACGTGTTCGTGGAGATCTACGACACGCTGGGCCCGCTCGCCGAGTTCCGGGTCAAGCAGATCGTCGGCGAGTTCGAGCCCGCCCTCGCCGAGCTGGTGGCGCACCACCGTACGGGCCTGCCGCTCGCCCCGCGCTGA
- a CDS encoding MarR family winged helix-turn-helix transcriptional regulator: MTEIQAGHARRERAKAPASLLYMVKRLELAVRSRLDEVVRPAGITALQYTALTVLERHDGMSAAQLARDSFVTAQSMADMIRALENRGLVRRERNPANGRELLIHLTDDGHDLLATLAGSMAALEERMVLALSSEQVGEFRHALSESWRALSDRG, encoded by the coding sequence ATGACGGAGATTCAGGCAGGACACGCGCGGCGGGAACGGGCCAAGGCGCCCGCGTCGCTGCTCTACATGGTCAAGCGGCTGGAGCTGGCCGTGCGGTCACGTCTCGACGAGGTCGTACGCCCCGCGGGCATCACCGCGCTGCAGTACACGGCTCTCACCGTGCTGGAACGCCACGACGGCATGTCCGCGGCGCAGCTGGCCCGCGACTCCTTCGTCACCGCCCAGTCCATGGCCGACATGATCCGCGCCCTGGAGAACCGGGGCCTCGTCCGCCGCGAGCGCAACCCGGCGAACGGCAGGGAGCTGCTCATCCACCTCACCGACGACGGTCACGACCTGCTCGCCACGCTGGCCGGGTCCATGGCCGCCCTGGAGGAGCGCATGGTCCTGGCGCTGTCGTCCGAGCAGGTGGGCGAGTTCCGTCACGCGCTTTCGGAGTCCTGGCGCGCGCTGTCCGACCGGGGATGA
- a CDS encoding transporter substrate-binding domain-containing protein — MELPRITVAAVAALTLAGVAACGGNSGGTAGAAGGTALYDRLPEAIKEAGVIRFAGDSHPPYRIVGNDGKTVTGIDKELQDALGKVLGVRTEISIVNGLPAALSGMLASRYDAFNGPVKDTAEREKQFDAIVWMVSRTSYLIPKSGSAAVASSGDLCGKRVAGTAGSIVEDQAKRLSEWCATQGKPALTFIGLADTNGTILAAKSGRADAAGMTESAAIDAMAKEKDAFTYVTQTDEQGAGIDRLAMLVPKSGGLGPVMLEAFKEIFDNGEYRRIVDKYGLQKVAVDKPAMNTAATP; from the coding sequence ATGGAATTGCCCAGGATCACCGTCGCGGCCGTGGCTGCCCTGACCCTTGCCGGTGTCGCGGCCTGCGGCGGAAACAGCGGCGGGACGGCTGGAGCGGCCGGCGGGACGGCCCTCTACGACCGCTTACCCGAGGCCATCAAGGAAGCGGGCGTCATCCGATTCGCCGGGGATTCCCACCCTCCCTACCGGATCGTCGGCAACGACGGCAAGACGGTGACCGGGATCGACAAGGAACTGCAGGACGCCCTCGGCAAGGTCCTGGGGGTCCGCACCGAGATCTCGATCGTCAACGGCCTGCCCGCCGCGCTGTCCGGCATGCTGGCCTCCCGCTACGACGCCTTCAACGGCCCCGTCAAGGACACCGCGGAGCGCGAGAAGCAGTTCGACGCCATCGTGTGGATGGTCAGCCGCACCTCCTACCTCATCCCCAAGTCGGGCTCCGCCGCCGTCGCCAGTTCCGGGGACCTGTGCGGCAAGCGCGTGGCGGGCACCGCGGGCAGCATCGTGGAGGACCAGGCCAAGCGGCTGAGCGAGTGGTGCGCCACCCAGGGCAAGCCGGCGCTCACCTTCATCGGGCTCGCCGACACCAACGGCACGATCCTGGCGGCCAAGTCCGGCCGCGCCGACGCGGCGGGCATGACCGAGAGCGCCGCGATCGACGCGATGGCCAAGGAGAAGGACGCCTTCACGTACGTCACGCAGACCGACGAGCAGGGCGCAGGCATCGACCGGCTCGCGATGCTGGTGCCCAAGAGCGGCGGCCTCGGCCCCGTGATGCTGGAGGCGTTCAAGGAGATCTTCGACAACGGCGAGTACCGGCGCATCGTCGACAAGTACGGCCTGCAGAAGGTCGCCGTGGACAAGCCCGCGATGAACACCGCGGCGACACCGTGA